A part of Melittangium boletus DSM 14713 genomic DNA contains:
- a CDS encoding glycoside hydrolase family 43 protein, translated as MKTHRLVAALTVMSAAAVSGVGCGGEAGGVAEDSLSTASAPLACTTRIVYGDAWIHGGHPNQFDIADGEVTWDGTCVNEGSNSYAVLSNGWKPYFTGNNACVMSFDSDCAGAPACSTRVTYGPKWIHANPGTYDDVGGRVFWNRSCVNEGSNSYATLSNGWKPYFTGANGCAMTFRYTGCGGLYQNPVFPNDCADPGVIFDGGKYIAVCTSGGAAAAFPIRTSSDLVTWTSAGFIFPAGQRPSWASTDFWAPEIHRVGSRYIAYYTARHTNGVLSIGAATAASPLGPFTDLGRPLVHDTKMGMIDATFFTDTAGTKYLVWKADGNAVGQKTPIYAQALSADGLSLVGTRQTLITNDRTWEGGVVEAPWVVAKDGYYYLFYSGNAYYNGTYAIGVARATSPLGPYTKASAPILKTVPGWEGPGHGSVVTSPSGTSVMVYHAWNSAHTARVMLVDAIVWSNGWPTMPSAPSLNSRPMP; from the coding sequence ATGAAGACCCATCGGTTGGTCGCGGCCCTCACTGTCATGAGCGCCGCCGCGGTGTCTGGAGTTGGCTGTGGCGGCGAGGCGGGGGGCGTGGCGGAGGACTCACTTTCCACCGCTTCCGCGCCGCTCGCCTGTACCACCCGAATCGTGTACGGCGATGCGTGGATTCACGGGGGCCACCCGAACCAGTTCGACATCGCCGATGGCGAGGTGACCTGGGACGGCACCTGCGTCAACGAGGGAAGCAACTCCTACGCGGTGCTCTCCAATGGGTGGAAGCCGTACTTCACCGGCAACAACGCATGTGTGATGTCGTTCGACTCGGACTGCGCGGGTGCCCCCGCGTGCTCCACGCGCGTCACCTATGGCCCCAAGTGGATCCACGCCAACCCGGGGACGTACGACGACGTGGGCGGACGCGTGTTCTGGAATCGCTCGTGCGTCAACGAGGGAAGCAACTCCTACGCGACGCTCTCCAACGGATGGAAGCCGTACTTCACCGGTGCCAATGGCTGCGCCATGACGTTCCGGTACACGGGCTGTGGCGGCCTCTACCAGAACCCGGTGTTCCCCAATGACTGCGCCGATCCGGGCGTGATCTTCGATGGGGGCAAGTACATCGCGGTGTGCACCTCGGGCGGTGCCGCGGCCGCGTTCCCCATCCGGACCTCGTCGGACCTGGTCACCTGGACGAGCGCGGGCTTCATCTTCCCGGCGGGACAGCGGCCCTCCTGGGCCTCCACCGACTTCTGGGCTCCGGAGATCCACCGCGTGGGCTCGCGCTACATCGCCTATTACACCGCGCGTCACACCAATGGCGTCCTGTCCATTGGCGCCGCCACCGCGGCGAGCCCACTCGGGCCCTTCACCGACCTGGGCCGTCCCCTCGTGCATGACACGAAGATGGGGATGATCGACGCCACCTTCTTCACCGACACCGCCGGCACGAAGTACCTGGTGTGGAAGGCGGATGGCAACGCGGTGGGGCAGAAGACGCCCATCTATGCGCAGGCGCTCTCGGCGGATGGTCTGTCGCTCGTCGGCACGCGGCAGACGCTGATCACCAATGACCGCACCTGGGAGGGTGGGGTGGTCGAGGCGCCGTGGGTCGTCGCGAAGGACGGCTACTACTACCTCTTCTACAGTGGCAATGCCTACTACAACGGCACCTATGCCATTGGCGTGGCCCGCGCGACGAGCCCCCTCGGTCCGTATACGAAGGCCAGCGCCCCCATCCTGAAGACCGTTCCGGGTTGGGAGGGGCCCGGGCATGGCTCGGTGGTCACCTCGCCCTCGGGCACCTCCGTCATGGTTTATCACGCCTGGAATAGCGCCCACACCGCGCGCGTGATGCTCGTGGATGCCATCGTCTGGAGCAACGGCTGGCCGACGATGCCCAGCGCTCCGTCGTTGAATTCGCGTCCCATGCCTTGA
- a CDS encoding LysR family transcriptional regulator: MAARRPKGGVSANWDDLKVFLAVARAGSLVGAAKAVGQTQPTMGRRLYALEEAVGHKLLSRTAEGFSLTQAGTAVLAHAERMEEEALAFERRLAGQGDELGGMLRVSSSDWFATHVLAPILARFSQRHPRAVVELVTETRLVSLSRRETDLSFRFLRFQEPDVMQKRLMHIAYEAYASRAYLERQGAPDPATGGEGHSLITMDTAFSELADVGWLTRLLPEARFAGRSNNRDVQARMCAEGAGIAVLPVQVGAVTPGLERVWLGESPPGRDVWSGYHRDLHRLPLLRALLDATTAELAPGHREDGAQGR, from the coding sequence ATGGCCGCACGCAGACCCAAGGGAGGGGTGTCCGCCAACTGGGACGACCTCAAGGTGTTCCTCGCCGTGGCCCGGGCGGGCTCGCTCGTGGGCGCGGCCAAGGCCGTCGGCCAGACCCAGCCCACCATGGGGCGCCGGCTCTACGCCTTGGAGGAGGCGGTGGGCCACAAGCTGCTGAGCCGCACCGCCGAGGGCTTCTCCCTGACGCAGGCGGGCACGGCGGTCCTCGCGCACGCCGAGCGCATGGAGGAGGAGGCCCTGGCCTTCGAGAGGCGGCTGGCCGGCCAGGGTGACGAGCTGGGAGGCATGCTGCGCGTGTCCAGCTCGGACTGGTTCGCCACCCATGTCCTGGCGCCCATCCTCGCCCGGTTCAGCCAGCGTCACCCCCGGGCCGTGGTGGAACTCGTCACCGAGACCCGGCTGGTGAGCCTGAGCCGCCGGGAGACGGACCTGAGCTTCCGCTTCCTGCGCTTCCAGGAGCCGGACGTCATGCAGAAGCGGCTCATGCACATCGCCTATGAGGCCTACGCATCGCGGGCCTACCTGGAGCGCCAGGGAGCGCCGGACCCCGCCACCGGGGGCGAGGGCCACTCGCTCATCACCATGGACACGGCGTTCAGTGAACTCGCCGACGTGGGTTGGCTCACCCGGCTGCTGCCCGAGGCCCGCTTCGCCGGACGCAGCAACAACCGGGACGTGCAAGCGAGGATGTGCGCCGAGGGGGCGGGAATCGCCGTGCTGCCCGTCCAGGTGGGCGCCGTCACGCCTGGACTGGAGCGGGTGTGGCTCGGCGAATCCCCTCCTGGCCGGGACGTCTGGTCGGGCTACCACCGGGACCTGCACCGCCTGCCGCTGCTGCGCGCGCTCCTCGATGCCACCACGGCGGAACTGGCCCCGGGCCACCGTGAGGACGGTGCCCAGGGCCGTTGA
- a CDS encoding zinc-binding alcohol dehydrogenase family protein produces MKAIAYRQRLPLDHAESLIDIEVPNPPAPTGRDLLVRVQAVSVNPVDTKIRTNVDPKGADKILGWDAAGTVVAVGPDARLFKAGDTVFYAGAIERSGTNAELHLVDERIVGRKPESLDFAQAAALPLTSITAWEMLFDRLKVPYGKKADAGSVLIVGGAGGVGSIAIQLARRLTGLTVFASASRAETQDWVRQMGAHHIVDHRQPMAPQIKAISPQGVDYVLALTQTEKHFADLAEALKPQGALSIIDDPKTPLDIGLLKSKSASLHWELMFTRHRFQTPDMIAQHQLLNEVADLVDAGLLRTTMRENLGTINAANLKRAHALLESGRAIGKAVLSGF; encoded by the coding sequence ATGAAGGCCATTGCCTACCGCCAGCGTCTTCCCCTCGACCATGCCGAGAGCTTGATCGACATCGAAGTGCCCAATCCCCCGGCCCCCACGGGGAGGGATCTGCTCGTCCGGGTCCAGGCCGTCTCGGTGAATCCCGTGGACACCAAGATCCGCACGAACGTGGACCCCAAGGGCGCGGACAAGATCCTGGGCTGGGACGCCGCGGGCACCGTGGTCGCGGTGGGCCCGGACGCTCGCCTCTTCAAGGCGGGGGACACCGTCTTCTACGCGGGCGCCATCGAGCGCTCCGGCACGAACGCCGAGCTGCACCTGGTGGACGAGCGCATCGTGGGCCGCAAACCCGAGTCGCTGGACTTCGCCCAGGCCGCCGCCCTGCCGCTCACCTCCATCACCGCCTGGGAGATGCTGTTCGACCGGCTGAAGGTGCCCTACGGGAAGAAGGCCGACGCGGGCTCGGTGCTCATCGTGGGCGGGGCGGGCGGCGTGGGCTCCATCGCCATCCAGCTCGCGCGCCGGCTGACGGGCCTCACCGTGTTCGCCAGCGCCTCGCGGGCCGAGACCCAGGACTGGGTCCGCCAGATGGGCGCCCATCACATCGTGGACCACCGCCAGCCGATGGCCCCGCAGATCAAGGCCATTTCGCCCCAGGGCGTGGACTACGTGCTCGCGCTCACCCAGACGGAGAAGCACTTCGCCGACCTGGCGGAGGCCCTCAAGCCCCAGGGCGCCCTGTCGATCATCGATGATCCCAAGACGCCGCTCGACATCGGCCTGCTCAAGAGCAAGAGCGCGTCGCTGCACTGGGAGCTCATGTTCACCCGCCACCGCTTCCAGACGCCGGACATGATCGCCCAGCACCAGTTGCTCAACGAGGTGGCGGACCTGGTGGACGCGGGCCTGCTGCGCACGACGATGCGCGAGAACCTCGGCACCATCAACGCGGCCAACCTCAAGCGCGCCCATGCGCTGCTCGAGAGTGGCCGCGCCATCGGCAAGGCGGTGCTGAGCGGCTTCTGA
- a CDS encoding catalase family protein, protein MSENNPYLRYSDSVEVPEQDEEALSARIIESMGRVNRANFERHRHATRDAHAKSHGVLVGTLTVNEGLPAHLRQGLFSEPRSYPLVVRFSSAPSDVQSDRIPTQRGMAIKVLGVEGPKVLPEHRDETTQDLLLVNHPVIPFGDVAAYWRAQQFAERRAGASELSKRVTAGLARGAHHVFNAAGIQNELLKALATPNTHILGQTFHSMAALRFGDYIAKISVAPLSGEVRQFIGRTIDADTQPSALRDLVVAFFREHSAEYELRAQLCTDLARMPVEDASVPWPESVSPWQPVARISLPRQEAFSPERRVYADDVLSFNPWHCIEAHRPLGALMRLRRKAYEESSRFRHEMNAKPRVEPRSLADIPA, encoded by the coding sequence ATGTCCGAGAACAACCCTTACCTCCGTTACAGCGACTCCGTGGAAGTGCCCGAGCAGGACGAGGAGGCATTGAGCGCGAGGATCATCGAATCAATGGGGCGGGTGAACCGCGCCAACTTCGAGCGGCATCGCCACGCCACCCGGGACGCCCATGCGAAGAGCCATGGGGTACTCGTGGGCACCCTCACGGTGAACGAGGGATTGCCCGCCCACCTGCGTCAGGGTCTCTTCTCCGAGCCGCGCAGCTATCCCCTCGTCGTGCGCTTCTCCTCCGCGCCCAGTGATGTCCAGAGCGATCGCATCCCCACCCAGCGCGGCATGGCCATCAAGGTGCTGGGCGTGGAGGGTCCCAAGGTCTTGCCGGAGCACCGTGACGAGACGACCCAGGATCTGCTTCTGGTCAACCACCCCGTCATTCCCTTCGGGGACGTGGCCGCTTATTGGCGGGCCCAACAATTCGCGGAGCGGCGGGCGGGCGCTTCCGAGCTGTCCAAGAGGGTGACCGCCGGACTGGCGCGTGGCGCGCACCACGTGTTCAACGCGGCGGGCATCCAGAACGAGCTCCTGAAGGCCCTGGCCACCCCCAACACCCACATCCTGGGGCAGACGTTCCACAGCATGGCGGCGCTGCGCTTCGGAGACTACATCGCGAAGATCAGCGTCGCGCCGCTCTCTGGGGAGGTGCGCCAGTTCATCGGGCGAACGATCGACGCGGACACCCAGCCCTCGGCCTTGCGGGACCTCGTGGTCGCGTTCTTCCGGGAGCACTCGGCGGAGTATGAGTTGCGCGCCCAGCTCTGCACGGATCTCGCGCGGATGCCGGTGGAGGACGCATCGGTGCCCTGGCCGGAGAGCGTGTCGCCCTGGCAGCCCGTCGCGAGGATTTCCCTGCCCCGGCAGGAGGCCTTCAGCCCGGAGCGCCGCGTCTACGCCGACGACGTGCTGTCCTTCAACCCCTGGCACTGCATTGAGGCGCACCGGCCCTTGGGCGCGCTCATGCGCTTGCGCCGCAAGGCCTACGAGGAGTCCTCCCGTTTCCGGCACGAGATGAACGCGAAGCCGCGCGTGGAGCCCCGGAGCCTGGCGGACATTCCCGCCTGA
- a CDS encoding peptidase M23: MNVKKMLCVAGSLLAGWAGVAVAANAKGPICEPNARVNSTTYYSCNGGSHTALDISNGTCGEWNHRGMLAGSYAYKYYGGCGAACYGSTCNGGAGNYYVVSGGSGWEFRQLHIYANTSSGTKTCDGCALGLVGGTGEATGPHVHADNRQYGTRKSAWYTSKGTTCGTTGNCTTVIGAPTL, from the coding sequence ATGAACGTGAAGAAGATGCTGTGCGTCGCGGGCTCGCTGCTGGCGGGCTGGGCCGGAGTGGCCGTGGCCGCCAACGCCAAGGGCCCCATCTGCGAGCCCAACGCGCGCGTGAACTCGACGACGTACTACAGCTGCAACGGCGGCAGCCACACGGCGCTCGACATCAGCAACGGCACGTGCGGCGAGTGGAACCACCGCGGCATGCTCGCGGGCAGCTACGCCTACAAGTACTACGGCGGCTGTGGCGCGGCCTGCTACGGCTCCACGTGTAACGGCGGCGCCGGCAACTACTACGTCGTCTCCGGCGGCAGCGGCTGGGAGTTCCGCCAGCTGCACATCTACGCCAACACCAGCTCCGGCACCAAGACGTGCGATGGCTGCGCGCTCGGCCTCGTGGGCGGCACCGGCGAAGCCACCGGCCCGCACGTGCACGCGGACAACCGTCAGTACGGCACCCGCAAGTCCGCCTGGTACACCAGCAAGGGCACCACCTGCGGCACCACGGGCAACTGCACCACCGTGATCGGCGCCCCCACGCTGTAA
- a CDS encoding HEAT repeat domain-containing protein produces the protein MISPRKRWFGALLATAACCLPLPALAVDPSPEPLRQTECSFSGMIDELRDALRSGSPAYRKYALARLKAAARVMPSDELLAAFAREHDPATLEGLGAALASKASFAEDPALLQPVLARAAGDADPAARAAAVRALRGTGSVDSMAKNGGVVTYEQLIRDSAPEVRQAVVDNLVHENAKVYFGHDQGVSETAVATALASKDPKATARLLSEVSMEAVGHETVERMHGQLRAEDPGVRAAAATALGGVPGKESKSTRDALVSLYREERDPGVRKSALKGIVQLGMGGASATLESLRGVAPALDPEIDAWQSALKLGLQEWHLLLREKERLRK, from the coding sequence ATGATCTCCCCCCGAAAGCGCTGGTTCGGAGCGCTGCTCGCCACGGCCGCCTGCTGTCTCCCGCTGCCCGCCCTGGCCGTCGACCCGTCCCCGGAGCCCCTGCGCCAGACGGAATGCTCGTTCAGCGGGATGATCGACGAGCTGCGCGATGCGCTGCGCTCCGGCTCGCCCGCCTACCGCAAATACGCCCTCGCGCGCCTGAAGGCCGCCGCCCGGGTCATGCCCTCGGACGAACTGCTCGCCGCCTTCGCGCGTGAACACGACCCGGCGACCCTGGAAGGACTGGGCGCGGCGCTCGCGAGCAAGGCCAGCTTCGCCGAGGACCCCGCCCTGCTCCAGCCCGTGCTCGCCCGAGCGGCGGGAGACGCGGATCCCGCGGCGCGGGCGGCGGCGGTGCGGGCCCTGCGGGGCACGGGCTCGGTGGACAGCATGGCGAAGAACGGCGGCGTGGTGACGTACGAGCAGCTCATCCGCGACAGCGCCCCCGAGGTGCGCCAGGCCGTGGTGGACAACCTCGTCCACGAGAACGCCAAAGTGTACTTCGGCCACGACCAGGGCGTGTCCGAGACGGCCGTGGCCACCGCGCTGGCCTCGAAGGACCCGAAGGCCACCGCGCGGCTCTTGTCCGAGGTCTCCATGGAGGCGGTGGGCCATGAGACGGTGGAGCGGATGCACGGGCAATTGCGCGCGGAGGACCCGGGCGTGCGCGCCGCGGCGGCGACGGCGCTCGGGGGCGTGCCCGGCAAGGAATCCAAGAGCACGCGCGACGCGCTCGTCTCGCTCTACCGCGAGGAGCGCGACCCGGGCGTGCGCAAGTCCGCCCTGAAGGGAATCGTCCAACTGGGCATGGGCGGCGCGAGCGCCACGCTCGAGTCCCTGCGCGGCGTGGCCCCCGCGTTGGATCCGGAAATCGATGCCTGGCAGTCCGCGCTCAAGCTCGGGCTCCAGGAATGGCACCTGCTGCTGCGCGAGAAGGAGCGGTTGCGCAAGTAG